A single window of Acetohalobium arabaticum DSM 5501 DNA harbors:
- a CDS encoding ATP-binding protein: protein MEKNDLEISMEEDVENYNNKKAAEKFSELVQKDQYVGETYSINYETIKVVISDYFRKQVGGISSLSFLIATRVDPEKEYIDFKREDSSIILLRVLDATDTPESNEKEALRHEIARRVSGENKFWDSEDAMDHKTREFLASSALECRIIGTFYLEEALKEAKGKLQLKFGCDISNFYPNKGLKVYKPNGEALEKIINYIDPETLKEHYEEYENNSKVRLGNVRYASTRRKHQKIDNVPVYMYPTDLLTQKTALFGMTRTGKSNTTKIIAKSVYELRYPDSEEGEPLRIGQLIFDPNGEYANETVQDRGSLKRVWKLKEDAKREDEVVTYGLDDHPDDPHRKHMRINFFKQELLQQGKDIINNILEDEGAQYIRNFVNVRFEKPNKNDYEDDEFWSYLVRYRRRVLVYQTLLKKAGFNEGYFKPKLKVGKTPFFNSDILEIMSNVELNNTKKQNLINSAAETLSKENPSWGALASAFEGLFYFISDTEAYIDYNQDYIKESTTGEGWADSDLERLLEMFVYSKGANLIGKAEDYHSFGMDEDYAEEIYNDLVEGKLVIVDQATGDPEINKNVSKKIMWKIFRENQNKFRLGNKPDHILVYLEEAHNLLPAGTETDMQDIWVRTAKEGAKYNIGMIYATQEVSSIQKNILKNTANWFISHLNNTDETKELCKYYDFEDFERSIRRAQDKGFLRVKTLSSFFVKPIQVDLFEIEEGE, encoded by the coding sequence GAAAAAAATGATTTGGAAATAAGTATGGAAGAAGATGTAGAGAATTATAACAATAAAAAAGCTGCAGAAAAGTTTAGTGAATTAGTACAAAAAGATCAATATGTAGGTGAAACTTATTCTATTAATTATGAAACTATAAAAGTAGTAATTAGTGATTATTTTAGGAAACAAGTTGGGGGAATATCTAGTTTGAGTTTTTTGATAGCAACAAGAGTTGATCCAGAAAAAGAATATATTGATTTTAAGCGAGAAGATAGTTCAATTATATTATTAAGAGTTCTTGATGCAACTGATACACCAGAAAGTAATGAAAAAGAAGCTTTAAGACATGAAATTGCACGGAGAGTTAGTGGAGAAAATAAATTTTGGGATAGTGAAGATGCAATGGACCATAAAACAAGAGAGTTTTTGGCTTCTTCAGCTCTTGAATGCAGAATTATTGGGACATTTTATTTAGAAGAAGCTCTTAAAGAAGCCAAAGGAAAATTACAATTAAAGTTTGGTTGTGATATTTCTAATTTTTATCCAAATAAAGGATTAAAGGTTTATAAGCCTAATGGCGAAGCGTTAGAAAAAATTATAAATTATATTGATCCAGAAACTTTGAAAGAACATTATGAGGAGTATGAGAATAATTCTAAAGTTAGATTAGGGAATGTTAGATATGCTTCTACTAGAAGAAAACATCAAAAAATTGATAATGTACCAGTTTATATGTATCCAACAGACCTATTGACCCAGAAAACTGCATTGTTTGGTATGACTAGAACTGGAAAATCAAACACAACTAAAATAATAGCTAAATCAGTTTATGAATTAAGATATCCGGATTCAGAAGAAGGAGAACCTTTAAGAATTGGTCAATTAATATTTGACCCTAATGGAGAATATGCTAATGAAACGGTTCAAGATAGGGGGTCTTTGAAAAGAGTATGGAAATTAAAAGAAGATGCTAAAAGAGAAGATGAAGTTGTAACATATGGTTTAGATGATCATCCTGATGACCCCCATAGAAAACATATGAGAATTAATTTTTTTAAACAGGAATTACTTCAACAAGGAAAAGATATAATAAATAATATTTTAGAAGATGAAGGTGCACAATATATAAGGAATTTTGTTAATGTAAGATTTGAAAAGCCTAATAAAAATGATTATGAGGATGATGAGTTTTGGTCATATTTAGTAAGATATAGAAGAAGAGTTCTTGTTTATCAAACTTTATTAAAAAAAGCAGGATTTAATGAAGGTTATTTTAAACCTAAATTAAAAGTAGGAAAGACTCCATTTTTTAATAGTGATATATTAGAAATAATGAGTAATGTAGAATTAAATAATACTAAAAAACAAAATTTAATAAATAGTGCTGCAGAAACATTATCAAAAGAAAATCCGTCTTGGGGAGCTTTAGCCTCCGCATTTGAAGGTTTATTTTATTTCATATCTGATACAGAAGCTTATATTGATTATAACCAAGATTATATAAAAGAATCAACAACAGGAGAAGGATGGGCTGATTCTGATTTAGAGAGATTGTTAGAAATGTTTGTATATTCAAAGGGAGCTAATTTAATTGGGAAAGCAGAGGATTATCATTCTTTTGGTATGGATGAAGATTATGCTGAAGAAATTTATAATGATTTAGTTGAAGGCAAATTAGTTATTGTTGACCAAGCTACTGGAGACCCTGAAATTAACAAAAACGTTTCAAAAAAAATAATGTGGAAAATTTTCAGAGAAAATCAAAACAAATTTAGGCTTGGAAATAAACCAGATCATATACTTGTTTATTTGGAAGAAGCACATAATCTTCTCCCAGCAGGGACTGAAACCGATATGCAAGATATTTGGGTTAGAACAGCAAAAGAAGGAGCAAAATACAATATTGGAATGATATATGCCACCCAAGAGGTTAGTAGTATTCAAAAAAACATTTTAAAAAATACAGCAAATTGGTTTATTAGTCATCTGAATAATACAGATGAAACTAAGGAATTATGTAAGTATTATGATTTTGAAGATTTTGAAAGATCAATAAGGAGAGCACAAGACAAAGGGTTTTTGAGGGTGAAAACATTAAGTAGTTTCTTTGTAAAACCTATTCAAGTGGATTTGTTTGAAATTGAAGAGGGGGAGTAG
- a CDS encoding DNA double-strand break repair nuclease NurA, with product MGFENEFASYEPLRRIMSSEKVKNLQNRFKRRQRENEEFDNFIRDETILKDDLNKDGCLPNKIIAIDGSKQAVKAENGFPGSEFGYITIASVLIFVDKIRELEQREFIHPQEYRETEKATSIDGVLPGCNIIVDNEKTAKESFRKILYEELKDYKVFSDCETLLETYEYILELKLEDEKENNSSAPKSPIGSVDKEMTYGFGEYKCPHSGKTLYSTDALRLHELMKSGGTNGELYGQVMQTFEKLFLVHLLRSFEQKGWVSILDEIAFVLDGPLAVFSASSWLAKYIRREINRINKKQKKFSNKDMIIFGIEKSGMFVDHFIEVDREIYNEEKDKREKLIPNQSLFLIDDKYIKDNIIFSDAKKQYGSETYFGRKLFYKTQNGYHLVPVIISYTQEQLDLSKAKVNQFPRLADVLSILDELVSVRYPNSLTPLISAHSEAAIPLNLGEKVFEKIAEEIKEKN from the coding sequence ATGGGGTTTGAAAATGAATTTGCCAGTTATGAACCGCTAAGAAGAATAATGTCTAGTGAAAAGGTAAAAAATTTACAAAATAGATTCAAAAGAAGGCAAAGAGAAAATGAAGAATTTGATAATTTTATAAGAGATGAAACAATATTAAAAGATGATTTGAATAAAGATGGATGCCTACCAAATAAAATTATAGCAATAGATGGCAGTAAACAAGCAGTCAAAGCTGAAAACGGATTTCCTGGATCAGAATTTGGATATATAACAATTGCTTCTGTTTTAATATTTGTAGATAAAATTAGAGAACTTGAGCAACGTGAATTCATTCATCCCCAAGAATATAGAGAAACAGAAAAGGCAACTTCGATAGATGGTGTATTACCAGGATGTAATATAATAGTTGATAATGAGAAAACTGCGAAGGAATCTTTTAGAAAAATATTATATGAAGAATTAAAAGATTATAAAGTTTTTTCAGATTGTGAAACATTATTAGAAACTTATGAATATATTTTAGAATTGAAATTAGAAGATGAAAAAGAAAATAATTCTAGTGCTCCTAAAAGTCCTATTGGGAGTGTTGATAAAGAAATGACTTATGGGTTTGGGGAGTATAAATGTCCACATTCTGGAAAGACTCTTTATTCAACCGATGCTTTAAGATTACATGAATTAATGAAAAGTGGTGGTACTAATGGAGAACTTTATGGGCAAGTCATGCAGACTTTTGAGAAGTTATTTTTAGTTCATTTATTAAGGTCATTTGAACAAAAAGGATGGGTGTCTATTTTAGATGAGATAGCTTTTGTTTTAGATGGTCCATTAGCTGTCTTTAGTGCTTCATCTTGGCTTGCAAAATATATAAGAAGAGAAATAAACAGGATTAATAAAAAACAAAAAAAGTTTAGTAATAAAGATATGATTATATTTGGTATAGAAAAGTCAGGTATGTTTGTTGATCATTTTATAGAAGTTGATAGAGAAATTTATAATGAGGAAAAAGATAAAAGAGAAAAATTAATTCCTAATCAATCATTATTCTTAATTGATGATAAATATATTAAAGATAATATTATTTTTTCAGATGCCAAAAAACAGTATGGTTCAGAAACATATTTTGGAAGAAAGTTGTTTTATAAAACTCAAAATGGATATCATTTAGTTCCTGTAATAATCTCTTATACCCAAGAACAACTAGATTTATCAAAAGCTAAGGTTAATCAATTTCCTAGATTAGCAGATGTTTTATCAATATTAGATGAACTTGTTTCAGTAAGATATCCAAATTCTTTAACTCCTCTTATATCTGCTCATTCAGAAGCTGCTATACCATTGAATTTAGGAGAGAAAGTTTTTGAAAAAATAGCAGAAGAAATAAAGGAGAAAAATTAA
- a CDS encoding DNA methyltransferase has translation MNNYKKYFNGYSTPESRWSRFGPYYAMFPLEFAAKVITNHSEKGDWILDPFLGRGTSVYAGSILERKGLGIEINPVGWVFSVVKLNPAPIKDVLRRLKEICSQKEEYNKKILELPEFYDYCFCDEVLKFLLSAKDNLNWKEDLVDATLMGFILVYLHGKIGSNLSNQMQKTKAMGYDYSINWWIENNYSEPPKINPYEFMKKKVNWRYKKGRPQTEESEIELGDSTVILPEIVDDNNRKFSLLLTSPPYYGVTDYFIDQWLRLWMLGGSAKPNYSSDKHKGRFSSKENYYNLLDTVFSNASKVMKEKSAIYVRTDTREFTFKTTVNILKKNFPDHQMKIEGKPYNSRTQTEIFGQKSNKPGEMDIVLKK, from the coding sequence ATGAATAATTATAAAAAATATTTCAATGGATATAGTACACCAGAATCTAGGTGGTCAAGATTTGGTCCATATTATGCAATGTTTCCACTTGAGTTTGCAGCAAAAGTAATTACTAATCATTCTGAAAAAGGAGATTGGATATTAGATCCATTTCTTGGAAGAGGTACAAGTGTTTATGCAGGTAGTATATTAGAAAGAAAAGGATTAGGAATTGAAATAAATCCAGTAGGTTGGGTATTTAGTGTTGTAAAATTAAATCCTGCTCCTATAAAAGATGTATTGAGAAGATTAAAAGAAATATGTTCTCAAAAAGAAGAATATAATAAAAAGATACTTGAGTTACCTGAATTTTATGATTATTGTTTTTGTGATGAGGTTTTAAAGTTTTTATTATCAGCAAAAGATAATCTTAATTGGAAGGAAGATTTAGTTGACGCAACTTTAATGGGGTTTATATTAGTTTATTTACATGGGAAGATTGGCAGTAACCTATCGAATCAAATGCAAAAAACAAAAGCAATGGGATATGATTATTCTATTAATTGGTGGATCGAAAATAATTATTCTGAGCCACCAAAAATAAATCCTTATGAGTTTATGAAGAAAAAAGTTAATTGGAGATATAAAAAAGGTCGTCCTCAGACTGAAGAAAGTGAGATTGAACTTGGTGATAGTACAGTTATTTTGCCTGAGATTGTTGATGATAATAATAGAAAATTTTCTTTGCTATTAACTTCTCCTCCATATTATGGTGTAACAGATTATTTTATAGATCAATGGTTAAGATTATGGATGCTTGGTGGTAGTGCTAAGCCGAATTATTCAAGTGATAAACACAAAGGTAGATTTTCTTCTAAAGAGAATTATTATAATCTTTTAGATACAGTTTTCAGTAATGCTTCAAAAGTTATGAAAGAGAAAAGTGCTATTTATGTTAGGACTGATACTCGAGAGTTTACATTTAAAACTACTGTTAATATTTTGAAAAAGAATTTTCCTGACCATCAAATGAAAATAGAGGGAAAACCATATAATAGTAGAACCCAAACTGAAATATTTGGACAAAAGTCTAATAAGCCTGGAGAAATGGATATAGTATTAAAAAAATAG
- a CDS encoding Fic family protein, producing MMSFRNEKLKNEEVPMDIVKLIGKINEYKGKQNLYLDQAPQVLEKLKEVAVVQSTKASNSIEGIVITDKRLKEIMQDNTVPEDRSEGEIAGYRDVLNTIHTSYDAIPIKPNIILQFHRDLYKFVSPEGGKWKNQDNVIEEILPNGERYVRFKPLSAAKTPAAIEELCNYLNREMKEENIEPLILIGAFVLDFLSIHPFNDGNGRMARLLTLLLLYKYNYKVGRYISLEKVIAKSKSNYYEALNKSSVGWHEGDHNIFIWLNYFLGTLLAAYKEFEDRVGLVRNKKGNKSYRVEQAIKSTLGKFEKGDIRNACPDVSESTINRVFKKLKEEGVIELLGKGRNAKWKRLE from the coding sequence ATGATGTCATTTAGAAATGAGAAGTTAAAAAATGAAGAAGTTCCTATGGATATTGTGAAGTTGATTGGAAAAATAAATGAATATAAGGGAAAACAAAATTTATATTTAGATCAAGCTCCACAAGTATTAGAGAAATTGAAAGAAGTAGCAGTTGTTCAAAGCACTAAAGCTTCGAATAGTATAGAAGGAATAGTTATTACTGATAAACGATTAAAAGAAATAATGCAAGATAATACTGTACCTGAAGATCGTTCTGAAGGGGAAATTGCCGGATATAGAGATGTGTTAAATACAATTCACACTTCTTATGATGCTATTCCCATAAAGCCAAATATAATTTTACAATTCCATAGAGATCTATATAAATTTGTTTCTCCTGAAGGTGGAAAATGGAAAAATCAAGATAATGTTATTGAAGAGATATTACCTAACGGAGAAAGATATGTGAGGTTTAAACCTTTATCTGCAGCCAAAACGCCAGCAGCTATTGAAGAATTGTGTAATTATTTGAATAGAGAAATGAAAGAGGAAAATATTGAACCTTTAATTTTGATAGGTGCTTTTGTATTAGATTTTTTAAGCATTCATCCTTTTAATGATGGAAATGGCAGAATGGCAAGATTATTAACACTACTATTATTATACAAATATAACTATAAAGTTGGAAGATATATAAGTTTAGAAAAAGTTATAGCGAAAAGCAAATCAAACTATTATGAGGCTTTAAATAAATCTTCTGTAGGTTGGCATGAAGGAGATCATAATATTTTTATTTGGTTAAATTATTTTTTAGGGACGTTATTAGCAGCGTATAAAGAGTTTGAAGATAGAGTAGGATTAGTAAGAAATAAAAAAGGAAATAAAAGTTATAGAGTCGAACAAGCTATTAAAAGTACATTAGGAAAGTTTGAAAAAGGAGATATAAGAAATGCTTGTCCAGATGTTTCAGAATCTACTATTAATAGAGTGTTTAAAAAATTAAAAGAAGAAGGAGTAATTGAGTTATTAGGCAAAGGTAGAAATGCTAAATGGAAGAGGTTAGAATAA
- a CDS encoding transposase, which produces MLRTSKIRIIDQEFKEFAIEKVYLTRHFENMLLILLEQDYKQEIGDRKLISNPYVMRAVIRDTKGGQYADKVSYIKDKYQDHGLMQDLIKVGKQLKKDNLVMTMRKVRKDFKSFYTKVKNGDNSANPPKPKKLSKMNSYTLLIDNDKGMSLAYLKKGQNKLGITLDHDEGRKYLYIDHQAVRDIVGDLDNIQSVNLQYSNGELYLLITYHQEVDTNNDRPHKLAGLDIGVDNLAAIYIEDGASPSLIVDGKKYKTYNSKFNRQIAQISNSIDTCKLESRKNYLRKYKSYLFEKRNRFFYDQFHKVSKRLLEYLDQHDVTELVISDNLNHLKNNGNCKLQKKTKQNFIQIPFGKLLDYLKYKAKEYGIKVTVVNEAYTSKSNSFTNEMHKVKSLQQKIDSLKAQQKQIESDIKYQQCQCLIDAYQDLLDKYNYQGKRVKRGLYLDYINDLAMHSDINGARNIAKLSSNYQKKDCNNLKKLCNPIKVENDYQFCQLLKQDKQAA; this is translated from the coding sequence ATGCTTAGAACTAGCAAAATTAGGATTATTGACCAAGAATTTAAAGAGTTTGCTATCGAAAAAGTATATCTGACCAGACATTTCGAAAATATGCTGCTGATTTTACTAGAACAAGACTACAAACAAGAGATCGGTGATAGAAAGTTAATTTCCAATCCTTATGTAATGAGAGCAGTAATTAGGGATACCAAAGGCGGTCAATATGCTGATAAGGTTTCTTATATTAAAGATAAATATCAAGACCATGGCTTAATGCAGGATTTAATTAAAGTAGGTAAACAGCTTAAAAAAGATAATCTAGTCATGACTATGCGTAAAGTTAGAAAGGATTTTAAGTCTTTCTACACTAAAGTTAAGAATGGTGATAACTCAGCTAATCCACCCAAACCTAAGAAATTATCTAAAATGAATAGTTACACTTTATTAATTGATAACGATAAAGGAATGTCACTAGCTTATCTTAAGAAAGGACAGAATAAGCTAGGAATTACTCTTGATCATGATGAAGGCAGAAAATATCTCTATATTGACCATCAAGCTGTTAGAGATATAGTTGGTGATTTAGATAATATCCAAAGTGTTAATTTACAATACTCCAATGGTGAATTATATTTGTTGATTACTTACCATCAAGAAGTTGATACTAACAATGATAGACCGCATAAACTTGCTGGATTAGATATTGGAGTCGATAATCTAGCAGCTATCTATATAGAAGATGGAGCTAGTCCTAGTTTGATAGTAGATGGCAAGAAGTATAAAACTTACAATAGTAAATTTAACCGCCAGATAGCTCAAATATCTAATAGTATTGATACCTGCAAGTTAGAATCCAGAAAGAACTATCTTCGCAAATATAAAAGTTATTTATTTGAAAAAAGAAATAGGTTCTTCTATGACCAGTTTCATAAAGTTAGTAAGCGGCTTTTAGAATATTTAGACCAACATGATGTAACCGAACTTGTTATTTCAGATAATCTTAATCATTTAAAGAATAATGGTAACTGCAAATTACAGAAGAAAACCAAGCAAAACTTTATTCAAATTCCATTTGGCAAACTATTAGACTACTTAAAATATAAAGCTAAAGAGTATGGAATTAAAGTTACTGTTGTAAATGAAGCCTATACTTCAAAATCAAACTCTTTTACTAATGAGATGCATAAAGTTAAGTCATTGCAGCAAAAGATTGATAGTTTAAAAGCTCAACAGAAACAAATTGAGTCTGATATTAAATACCAACAATGCCAATGCTTAATTGATGCTTACCAAGATTTATTAGATAAATACAACTATCAAGGTAAGCGAGTTAAGCGAGGATTATACCTTGATTATATTAATGATTTAGCTATGCACAGCGACATTAATGGAGCTAGAAATATTGCTAAGTTAAGCTCTAATTATCAAAAGAAGGATTGTAATAATCTTAAAAAGTTATGTAATCCCATTAAAGTAGAAAATGACTATCAATTTTGTCAATTATTAAAACAAGATAAACAAGCAGCTTAA
- a CDS encoding cupin domain-containing protein, which yields MKGVINMNDDYILPPPKDYGPCPFVINIEEATKRNNYYRIALWTGEYLQLTLMNIKVGNEIGLEMHPDLDQFIRVEQGEGIIKMGDRKNQFDFQAKVYDDYAIFIPAGKWHNMINTGRTPLKLYSIYAPPEHPRGTLHETKEDAEEHHRY from the coding sequence ATGAAAGGAGTGATTAACATGAATGATGATTATATACTTCCTCCCCCAAAGGATTATGGGCCATGTCCCTTTGTGATTAATATTGAAGAGGCTACTAAGCGAAATAATTATTATCGTATCGCTTTATGGACAGGAGAATATCTGCAACTTACCTTGATGAACATCAAGGTTGGTAATGAAATAGGTTTAGAAATGCATCCTGATCTTGATCAATTCATCCGCGTTGAACAAGGGGAAGGAATTATTAAAATGGGAGATAGAAAAAATCAGTTTGATTTTCAAGCAAAAGTCTATGATGACTATGCAATATTTATCCCTGCTGGTAAATGGCACAATATGATCAATACAGGTCGTACACCGCTTAAATTGTACTCTATTTATGCCCCACCTGAGCATCCACGTGGTACACTTCATGAAACTAAAGAAGATGCTGAAGAGCACCACAGATATTAA
- a CDS encoding formylglycine-generating enzyme family protein: MPKKMLIIVLASVLSLGLIGCGNDDIAENIDVPEMVLVEAGTTSEDNGSITVEEDFYIGKYHVTQAEFEEVMGFNPSLFDGNLLFGGNPYHPVENVTWYDAVKYCNELSEAEGLEKYYEISYIEYLEDDGEDWQHSQSIGSAKVEENEGANGYRLPTEVEYEYAARGGKNGEATTYAGSDNIDEIAWYWRNSGDEYLDGDYNYNFDRIENNNCKTHPVGEKQANELGIYDMSGNVWDWTNTLSDGPYPVERGGSWSYDAGSCEVDYRYSLSPSTGGSFLGFRLTKTR; encoded by the coding sequence ATGCCAAAGAAAATGTTGATTATTGTGCTTGCTTCAGTTTTAAGTTTAGGCTTGATTGGTTGTGGTAATGATGATATAGCAGAAAATATTGATGTACCAGAAATGGTATTAGTAGAAGCAGGAACGACAAGCGAGGATAATGGTTCAATAACAGTAGAAGAAGACTTTTATATCGGCAAATATCATGTAACTCAAGCAGAGTTTGAAGAAGTGATGGGCTTTAATCCTTCATTGTTTGATGGTAATCTATTGTTTGGTGGTAATCCATATCATCCAGTAGAGAATGTAACTTGGTATGATGCAGTGAAGTATTGTAATGAGTTAAGCGAAGCAGAAGGATTAGAAAAGTATTATGAGATAAGCTACATAGAATACTTAGAAGATGATGGTGAAGATTGGCAGCATTCACAAAGTATAGGTTCAGCGAAAGTAGAAGAAAATGAAGGGGCAAATGGATATCGACTGCCGACAGAAGTTGAATATGAATATGCAGCTCGCGGAGGTAAGAATGGAGAAGCAACAACTTATGCCGGTAGTGATAATATTGATGAGATAGCTTGGTACTGGAGGAATTCAGGTGATGAATATTTAGATGGTGATTATAACTATAATTTTGATAGAATAGAAAATAATAACTGTAAAACACATCCAGTAGGAGAGAAACAGGCAAATGAACTTGGCATATATGATATGTCAGGTAACGTGTGGGATTGGACTAACACGCTCTCTGACGGCCCTTATCCAGTTGAGCGCGGTGGTAGCTGGAGCTACGACGCCGGTTCCTGCGAGGTGGACTACAGGTACAGCTTATCTCCGTCCACGGGCGGTAGCTTTCTCGGTTTTCGTCTTACCAAGACGAGGTAG